DNA from Doryrhamphus excisus isolate RoL2022-K1 chromosome 19, RoL_Dexc_1.0, whole genome shotgun sequence:
AGCATCACCAGAATGACGTCTGACTACGCCGAACATGAGCTGGAGCTCTTCAGGAAAATTGTGTGTTCAATGGAATATGTTGTCCATCTTACCTAAAGTGTATATATAACTGTACACTGTTCCTCTTAAGATGGACCTGATTGTGGACGCTGACTCTGGCACGGCCTCCTCCACCAAAATTCTGAACTGTGCCCTCAcactgaacaaaaaaacaaagaagaaagaCACGGAACAACTGTTGAATCGACTGGTGCATGACGGTTGGCTCAGTGAGGTAAAAATTGGTCTCTGGAACCCTGCCTTAGTCTAGTTAGTCTCCACTATGGAACCCTGTCTTGGTATGGTTAGGCCCACTCTGGAACCCTACCCTAGCATGGTTTGTGTCCACTGTGGAACCCTGCCCTAGTGTAGTTAGTCTCTACTCTGGAACCCTGTCTTGGTGTGGTTATGCCCACTCTGGAACCATACCCTAGCATGGTTTGTGTCCACTCTGGAACCCTGCTCTAGTCTAGTTAGTCTCCACTCTGGAACCCTGCCCTAGTGTAGTTAGTCTGCACTCTGGAACCCTGCCCTAGTCTAGTTAGTCTCCACTCTGGAACCCTGTCTTGGTATAGTTAGGCCCACTCTGGAACCCTGCCCGAGTGTAGTTAGTCTCCACTCTGGAACCCTGTCTTGGTATGGTTAGGCCCACTCTGGAACCATACCCTAGCATGGTTTGTGTCCACTCTGGAACCCTGCCCTAGTGTAGTTAGTCTCCACTCTGGAACCATGCCTTGGTATAGTTAGGCCCACTCTGGAACCCTGCCCTAGTCTAGTTAGTCTCCACTCTGGAACCATACTTTGGTATAGTTAGGCCCACTCTAGACCCCTGCCCTAGTATAGTTAGTCTCCACTCTGGAACCCTGCCCGAGTGTAGTTAGTCTCCACTCTGGAACACTGCCCTAGTGTAGTTAGTCTCCACTTTGGAACCTTACCTTGGTATAGTTAGGCCCACTCTGGAACCCAACCCTAGCATGGCTTGTCTCCACTCTGGAACCCTGCCCTAGTATAGATAGTCTCCACTCTGGAAGCCTGCCCGAGTCTACTTAGTCTCCACTCTGGAACCCTGTCTTGGTATGGTTAGGCCCACTCTGGAACCCTACCCTAGCATGGTTTGTGTCCACTCTGGAACCCTGCCCGAGTGTAGTCAGTCTCCACTCTGGAACCCTGCCCTAGTCTAGTTAGTCTCCACTCTGGAACCTTACCTTGGTATAGTTAGGCCCACTCTGGAACCCAACCCTAGCATGGCTTGTGTCCACTCTGGAACCCTGCCCTACTGTAGTTTGTCTCCACTCTGTGACCCTGCCTTGGTATGGTTAGGCCCACTctggacccgagttcaattccaccctcggccgtctctgtgtggagtttgcatgttctccccgtgcatgcgtgggttttctccgggtactccggtttcctcccacattccaaaaacatgctaggttaattagcgactccaaattgtccataggtatgaatgtgagtgtgaatggttgtttgtctatatgtgccctgtgattggctggccaccagtccagggtgtaccccgcctctcgcccgaagacagctgggataggctccagcacccccgcgaccctcatgaggataagcggtagaaaacgaacgaacgaacgaacgaacgaacgaatgaatgaattaaattttcTGACGCCAAAcaaaatttttgccgccgttacgagccgttacgggccaccacgagccagttgggaggcagtttgagccactgcacgccactaaaTTGCATTGGCgagaactggcaccaactggcctCCTAGCATAAGTTCTTagaatttttcaactggtcttaaaatgtgtttttggttCCCTTTGACAGATTTTCCTGTTAGTTTCAGCACAATTTCTTCAACTAGTGGAATAATGTCTCCAATCCTGTAACAgttttatgtattaattatcATCACTTTATCGGTCTTTTAAAAATTCTTTCCTGTTGCTCACCAGTATGTTTAATATGATGAACCATTAGATCAGATAAACGTGTTTATTGTGATTGTTGTCCTTAGAAACAGGGGGAGTACTGCTTGTCCACCAGGTGTATCATTGAAATGGAGTCATACATTCGCACCATGTATCAGGATCAGGTCAAAGAGTGTCGGATCTGTCACAGCGTCGCCTTCCAGGTGAACCTCTCCAATGTTTGGGtgttgtaattaaaaataataatatcatatcagCAAGTCATTTGGAATTAGTCTGTCATCTTGATGCTTTGGCGTCATACGTACACGTTAACGACAACGTTGGATCTCGTTCTTAGAGTCAAATCTGTGAGAATCCAATGTGTGGGATCAAAATACACAACCCATGTGTGGCCAGATTCTTCAGAGGAGCAACAGATCCAAGGTGTCCCGCGTGTGAGGATTTTTGGCCGCATTCGATACCTGGTGAGTGTCCATTGATTCGGGCTTAAACTACATAGCACATGATTTTGTTGCATTAAAACCAAGCTCATTGGTTTGTCGATTACAGAAATTGAGGGACATCGATCTTCGTTCAGCGAATGAAGacgtctagatcaggggtctcaaattcaatttacttgtgggccactggagctagggtctgggcgaggctgggttgcatcaggttttccaaaaaaaaaaaaaaaaacgcatttattaaaaacagaaaaatgaataaactttgctttggttccgattttctacaagaaaagctctgataaaacattccactgttctcaaatatcttaatttttatttttctacacaaaataagatgaaaaataaataaacaaatcaagaataaagaaaatcaatcaatcagtaataaataaatataataataataataaaaacttaagaaaccacatatagttggtgggtagacaaatgatttttttcagattaaaatgaacaaagcattattagagccctgtagacatgacaaaacacgactatagtcacatttatactctttatttacaacatattgcgcaactgcagggtcttgagacacatgctaactcgcaaactaaagagctagcaacctaaacggtagccttcaagttatttcctttcaacttaaatagccaaaaacgtaccacttccacacggatagggaggataactattaacagttatttaacctttaacatgaacattaatcaaacgtaataattttttctgggtacatgataccatacagcatccatatcaaacttgcgcgggccgcactaacattaaactttcatatcaaggcgggggcctcaaactagtgtcctgcgggccacatttggccatgtttgagacccctggtctagattgTGGTCAAATAATAGGGTGAACTCAAGAGACGACACGATGCACAAGATTGGGTCCATGAGACgagattttaatattaattttaagaaaaatccAATGAAGAAATATGACCGgacaaacaaacttaaatttaaccatgtcacaaaacaatgcaggtacattttgaaaatgtttatgTTCCAACActaatcaaaaattaaaattttttgagaccaaatgaatcattaataatgatatgcaataatacattttcttgaatatgtcatctttcactcactgaagttgtggaattgatgtttgtatgtattttctCAAAGGCAATTCCTACGGTCtgacgtttgcagcatttcttgaaatgctgccttATCAagtgtattaaagagcagcatttattTTGTGGCTGTGTGAACGCGCCGGTGTTGCGCTTGAGCGAAATCaaacgtaacagttactgattgtaaaagtaccagatggaggggtaggatttaataagcgtttaaaatttaaaaataaatttttaaatcatttaaaataatatttatatttattttatattatatatttgtatatatacttattatatataatatattttatatattatattttatatattttttatatttatgtaatttaaaaaaaataaaaataaataacttcttcctactccttttggacatgtggaactgtgaactgattatgggatgcactcaattgtaattgtacgaggtacgaggtacattatttaaaaataacaccggtcatatcaccttgtacttcggtacgggacaaaatatttaaaaaaaaacaacaaccttaaactgtattatggaaagcaggaagtgaacaaatgtaacagttactgattgtaaaagtaccagatggaggggtaggatttaataagcgtttaaatttttaaaataatttaaaatatttatatttattttatatatattcattatatataatatatttaatatattatatttatttaatttaatattttttaataaataacttcttcctactccttttggacacgtggaactgtgaactgattatgggatgcactcaattgtaattgtacttcggtacgggacaaaaaaaaaaaccaaccttaaactgtattatggaaagcaggaagtgaacaaatgtaacagttactgattgtaaaagtaccagatggaggcgtaggatttaataagcgtttaaaattttaaaataatttaaaatatttatatttattttatattttatatatattcattatatataatatatttaatatattatattttatatatattttatatttacttaatttaatttttttttaatacataacttcttcctactccttttggacatgtggaactgtgaactgattatgggatgcactcaattgtaattgtacttcggtacaaggtacattataaaaaaaacaaaacggtcATAtaacctcgtacttcagtacgggacaaaaaattaaaaaaaacaacaaccttaaactgtattatggaaagcaggaagtgaacaaatgtaacagttactgattgtaaaagtaccagatggaggggtaggatttaataagcgtttaaaatttttaaataatttaaaatatttatatttattttatattttatatatatttattatacataatatattttatatattatattttatatttatttaatttaatttttttaaataaataacttcttcctactccttttggacatgtggaactgtgaactgattacgagtacgaggtacattatttaaaaaaaaaacggtcatatcaccttgtacttcggtacgggacaaaaaattaaaaaaatgttcaaatgaaataaaaccattaccattaccattaccatttaactTCTGAGCATTTTACTTTTGGTTAGGGCAccaaagttaggacacccctgcacCAGATGTTCCTCAAGTGCAGCCTTTGCATGAATTTCCCTCCATTACTGTCAGATCCGTCAGCATGGAAACCTTGTGTACTGTAACTCTCTCTTCCCGTTACTTTGTTTTGGACTTTTGGGATCTGTGCAGGCCGAGCCAGTCAGGTGAAAAATATCACTCTTTTCCTCGCTCCATCACTCCCGTCATTCTTCTCTATTGCTCGTCTCCCTCCTCCGCCGGTCCTCTCGGTGCCAGCCAGCGGCGCTCCTACGCGGCTGATGGCATCCGGCGTGTGGGGCAGCTCAAATGAAAGCCGCCCTGTCACTCAATCGGAGACGACCATATGTGTGCCGGCGTGAGATCTGTGCCAGCAGCAGGCCGCCTCCGCCAGAAGACATTAGGGAACCAGCACGGTGTCATTAAGTCGGCGCGATGATTGATTAACCGTATCGTGACCGTGAGACCTACCAGTCTCCGTTTCTACCTCCTCCTTCACACCgcatgcactcacacacacagcaagcgTGGCAGTGGGTTGAGCGGGGAGCCCCCTGCACATGCAAGGGTGTAATTGCATTAGCTGCCCAGTGGGGAGAAGATGAGCTTGGCTTGCTCTGAAATGAACACAGTGGGGGGCCACATTAAGTCATGAGGAGCACTCGAGTCCTCCGTTTCGCTCCTGAGGCACTTTTTAGATGCGGCGAGATTATGACAGCTTCCAGATCATCCAAAAACACCAAAAGTCTTTTGGCAGAAGAAATAAGAGACTCCGAGCTGTGAAAAGTTTCCAGGTGAAATCATTTACCATTTCATGAAACCTGTTAAGCATTGTGTTAATACtgtggaacctctgttagcatactcTGTTAGCATAGCGTTgaaaatttacaccaaaatgtagcttttgtttgtatgctaacagagtattagcaagctaacaggctgctaacaaggataTTTATCAATATCACAACAAGATTTTGTACTTTCACTGGGAAATGTACACCAAAATGTAGCTTTTGTTTGTATGCTAACGGAGTATTAGTAAGCTAACAAGGATATTTataatgaaaatacattatgtATCAATATCACGACAAGATTTTGTACTTTCACTGGAAAATGTACACCCAAATGTAGTTTTTGTTTGTATGCTAACGGAtaattagcaagctaacaaggatATTTATGATGAAAATATGTTATGTATCAATATCACAACAAGATTTTGTACTTTCACTGgaaaatgtacaccaaaatGTAGCTTTTGTTTGTATGCTAACGGAtaattagcaagctaacaaggatATTTATGATGAAAATATGTTATGTATCAATATCACGACAAGATTTTGTACTTTCACTGGAAAATGTACACCCAAATGTAGCTTTTGTTTGTATGCTAATGgagtattagcaagctaacaggctgCCAACAAGGATATTTATCAATATCACAACAAGATTTTGGACTTTCACTGGAAAATGTTCAccaaaatgttgattttgtttgtatgctaacggtgtattagcaagctaaatGGCTGCTAACAAGGATATTTATCAATATCACAACAAGATTTTGTACTTTCACTGGAAAATGTACACCCAAATGTAGCTTTTGTTTGTATGCTAACTgggtattagcaagctaacaggctgctaacaaggataTTTATCAATATCACGACAATATTTTGTACTTTCACTGGAAAATGTACTCCAAATATAGCTTTTGTTTGTATGCTAACGGagtattagcaagctaaaaaggatatttataataaaaatacattatgtatCAATATCACGACAAGATTTTGTACTTTCACTGGAAAATGTACCCCAAAATGTAGCTTTTGTTTGTATGCTAATggtgtattagcaagctaaatGGCTGCTAACAAGGATATTTATCAATATCACGACAAGATTTTGGACTTTCACTGAAAAATGTACACCCAAATGTAGCTTTTGTTTGTATGCTAACGGATAATTAGTAAGCTAACAAGGACATTTATAAcgaaaatacattatatatcaatATCACAACAAGATTTTGTACTTTCACTGgaaaatgtacaccaaaatGTAGCTTTTGTTTGTATGCTAACAGAtaattagcaagctaacaaggatATTTATAATGAAAATACATGATGTATCAATGTCACAAATAGATTTTGTACTTTCACTGgaaaatgtacaccaaaatgtagcttttgtttgtatgctaatggagtattagcaagctaacaggctgCTAACAAGAATATTTATCAATATCACGACAAGATTTTGTACTTTCACTGgaaaatgtacaccaaaatatagcttttgtttgtatgctaacggggtattagcaagctaacaggctgctaacaaggataTTTATCAATATCACAACAAGATTTTGTACTTTCACTGgaaaatgtacaccaaaatgtagcttttgtttgtatgctaatggtgtattagcaagctaaatGGCTGCTAACAAGGATATTTATCAATATCACAACAAGATTTTGTACTTTCACTGGAAAATGTACACCAAAAAGTAGCTTTTGTTTGTATGCTAACTgagtattagcaagctaacaggctgctaacaaggataTTTATCAATATCAAGACGAAGATTTTGTACTTTCACTGGGAAATGTACACCAAAATGTAGCTTTTGTTTGTATTCTAACGGGGTATTAGCAAGCTAAATGGCTGCTAACAAAGATATTTATCAATATCACGACAAGATTTTGTACTTTCACTGgaaaatgtacaccaaaatGTAGCTTTTGTTTGTATGCTAACTGGGTATTACAAAGCTAACAGGATATTTATCAATATCACGACAAGATTTTGTACTTTCACTGGAAAATGTACACCCAAATGTAGCTTTTGTTTGTATGCTAACGgagtattagcaagctaacaaggatATTTATCAATATCACGACAAGATTTTGTACTTTCACTGgaaaatgtacaccaaaatGTAGCTTTTGTTTGTATGCTAACGGAGTATTAGCAAGCTAAATGGCTGCTAACAAGGATATTTATCAATATCACGACAAGATTTTGTACTTTTACTGgaaaatgtacaccaaaatGTAGCTTTTGTTTGTATACTAACGgggtattagcaagctaacaaggatATTTATAATGTAAATACATCATGTATCAATATCACGACAAAATTTTGTACTTTCACTGGTAAATGTAAGCTGAAAAAGTCCAAAAATCttcacataaaacacattttttgttctgttgagCCTTAATTGTTTTACATCCAAGAACTAAAATGCGTA
Protein-coding regions in this window:
- the nsmce1 gene encoding non-structural maintenance of chromosomes element 1 homolog isoform X1; translated protein: MARQMDDSHRRFLQTLMRSGIVDERAAKKLHQHCCRVHNTHHRPDQLDDYIDTINSNLQPLFMQIRKGRCEDRGVQHYALVNMTETSITRMTSDYAEHELELFRKIMDLIVDADSGTASSTKILNCALTLNKKTKKKDTEQLLNRLVHDGWLSEKQGEYCLSTRCIIEMESYIRTMYQDQVKECRICHSVAFQSQICENPMCGIKIHNPCVARFFRGATDPRCPACEDFWPHSIPGNSYGLTFAAFLEMLPYQVY
- the nsmce1 gene encoding non-structural maintenance of chromosomes element 1 homolog isoform X2 produces the protein MARQMDDSHRRFLQTLMRSGIVDERAAKKLHQHCCRVHNTHHRPDQLDDYIDTINSNLQPLFMQIRKGRCEDRGVQHYALVNMTETSITRMTSDYAEHELELFRKIMDLIVDADSGTASSTKILNCALTLNKKTKKKDTEQLLNRLVHDGWLSEGEYCLSTRCIIEMESYIRTMYQDQVKECRICHSVAFQSQICENPMCGIKIHNPCVARFFRGATDPRCPACEDFWPHSIPGNSYGLTFAAFLEMLPYQVY
- the nsmce1 gene encoding non-structural maintenance of chromosomes element 1 homolog isoform X3 — translated: MARQMDDSHRRFLQTLMRSGIVDERAAKKLHQHCCRVHNTHHRPDQLDDYIDTINSNLQPLFMQIRKGRCEDRGVQHYALVNMTETSITRMTSDYAEHELELFRKIMDLIVDADSGTASSTKILNCALTLNKKTKKKDTEQLLNRLVHDGWLSEKQGEYCLSTRCIIEMESYIRTMYQDQVKECRICHSVAFQSQICENPMCGIKIHNPCVARFFRGATDPRCPACEDFWPHSIPEIEGHRSSFSE